The segment CCTCTTGTTTACACTGATAAAAGTCTGAGAGGAGTTCAGATATGGTTCCTCTGTCTCCAAACACTTCCCTGAGGATATCTAAAATATCTTTTGGCTTCTTTTTTTCGGCTGTCGACCTGTAACGCACTTCTTCTCTTGCTGGACCCTCCAGATGGCTGATGATGAAATTCACTTTTTCAATGTCCGACGTTGGTCGTGTCTTCAATGCAAGTTCAATGTCCTCAATAAACTCATCGACGGTTATATCACTGTCCCGTTTCCCCGAAAAGTTATTGATCTTCCTCTCCCTTGGAGTAAATACCACTTTTGGTTCTGCAGCATCTCTGGCCATCACATGGGCCAATTTCAGCTTCAAATCCGCAAGTTCCTTCTCCAAGGATTGTACCTTCTCTTCAGCCATGTCCGGTTTTGAGCTTGTCGTCGCTTACGTCTACCACCTTTCATAGAGTCTTCTTTGGCAATGGAAACTATATCCTACCGGCGACGCCATTTGTGACCAAGTAGACACGAAAGACATTTCCATATTTATTGGATGAAAAAGGTGGCAGGATAACAATCTATAAATTcagcaaatatacatgtatctgttgaAGAACAATAGTTGTGCCAGCGTTCTTTTTTACCGCTTTTTCCGGCGtataatagaaaacaaaaccGGAGCTACAGAAATAGGAAGAAATCCGGAATACAttccaatattataaaaatatgtgactCGCTCACATGTAGGAAACTATTCTGATATTCTTTGAATCCACGAACAAAATTGTTGAttcctttaatattttatgcaagaatttgatttattttgttaccTCATACTGCATTCTTTGCAATTCatcaattgaaattttctttcgtTTCTTGTGTCGAGAATCCGATACTGAGGGTTCATTTAAAGTGCGGGCCTTGGTCCCCAACTCTGATTCCTTTTCTGCATTGTGCATAGAAGGAAGTATTACAATTTGATTGGTATTgctattaaatacaaaaagaaaacagataTATGGCGCAAAcactaaacatttttttttaaaacgtacgaataaaatataatatatatcaaaacatttaaaaaatcattttttccatCAACTATAATCATTTGTATGTATTCTATATAaggggtttaattttgtcaaatatgcACAATTCATCTTTTGCAATCAATTAATGAAGAACGTTTCGATTCTTTGTgccaaacaatatattttttcaacaaaaaatttcaataatgtgaaatgaaaaatagtaaataaaaaaattgtgaaacaCACTCGAAATTTTCGACTTCAGGAACGTCTTCAACAGCTTCGGTTTCAGTTGCCTGCGGACTTTCTTCGTATTCCACAGAGGAAGAGGTACAGGTAGCATCTAACTCAGCATCCTTTAAAACCCCTACAgaaagaaatttataaaattataataataggGTAATGCTACAACTTTAAGAGTAAGAAAAAAACTGTTCATAATATAATCAGACATAACCCTTAAtagtatacaaaatataaaacacgttatttaactttttaaacttttttaagttTAGTGTACGAGACTGTAAGTGATTAATTTTCAAACACAGTTaccaattgataaaattattgataaataaattgataaaactgataaaaGATTTTGCAGGCACCTAGCATCGGGGAGGGGGGGCTACatttttgcgcagcaaagatttttcttatatttttatacaaaaaaactgaattaccatggagttgccccctcccttttttatgggaccatgtaaaatattgaaatgataatAAGGAAATACACAGCGAAATTGAAGATAAAGGTAaacttcccccccccccttccacggATATGGGTTTTCAGGATTTTGTAAAGTAatctttttcccttttttgtttgcttttcaatattttttggattagtcccccgtccccccccccccccccccccccacacacacattttaaaaaacgatgatacatgtgtttttactttaaatgaaggctgaaaaaagaataatgcctaatgtataaaatataaaaacaacctATTTTTCACCCCAATATTGACgtcattttcttaaatgaagTAGGGGGGCTAACCCAGATGGTTTAATGAATGGTGCGTGATGTGAGTATCAACTTTTGTATGTAAAAGAAACGTAATGTATGAATAGAAAGTATTATAGTTTTTATGTCATTTAATGAAGGATATGTTGGATTGACATTTGTGAAATCCAAACTTTAAATAACAAGTCATAGATTATGTTATTGCTTGTTATAACGTTAGGTGTTTTTGCACAGAAAAGCAAATATGGACACGATAGCTTTGAATATCATTGTGGTGAAAGAAACATGTTACAGTTTATAAGTATCATCCTTGTACAAGTACTTAATATAAGGTAAGTAATGGTATATGTATTAATCACAAGTTTTAAGCTTGTCTGCATTCGGGGAATCCCCTGTAATTTCTATCATCAATGTGTACCCATAATTGACGTCATCAATTTGTGAGGTGTTTGTCAGACgacaatgtaaacaaaccatACAATCTCAGTCATCGGTGAAATTTTCTAGTAAAattgataattgttttatttcaaggATTTGCATTAATTTATTGATCGGCCAAAAACCCACATTGTGTCATACCTGTTGTGACTGGCACTGAGGACTCGAAGCCCCCAACAATGCCGCTGAAATTAGGTCGATCTTTCATCATATCGATGATTTTCTCTTCAGCCGCGGTTGGGGCTTTGGTGGAGGGCCTCTGCCAGTGAGTTTAGCCTGTTTCCGTGCAGCGCTGAAACTTTTCTTGGCACTTTGCTGCAAGTTACCCCACTTGAACTTTACCTGGTCAACCGTGCGCCGCTGAATACCCACTGCATTTATTATTTCGGTCACCTCTGCCTATTTTGCATTCTTCCGCGAATTAGTAATCAAATTGCTTTGCTTTGCCTTCAAAACAtctttatttttctcaaaaaattcaGTCAAAATACTGATTTCTGACAGTGAACAATTACTGCTTCTTTCTCGCTTAGTCGCCATTGTCACTGTCAGACGGTATGGTAAACGCGCGTGCAGACGGCTTTAACGATGAGTTAACTAAGTTCGCTCTGTTAAATCCTAGTTAGCTAATAGACACTTAACAATATTTCGAGCAACCCAAAATTAACTCCTAGTTATGTAACTTGCCATTAACAAATTAACAGCTAGTTACGGTTTTAACTAAGAGTTAATTTAACTGACGTTCGTGCAACCGAATCCTGTTTTCCAAAGTGTGTCTTCTCTGCAGGCAATGTCACGATTTAAGCAACAGGAACTTCGTTTGTTGATGTTTTTTCTATTCCTTTCACATTCATTATGTTAAAGCGGTTTGCAATGATTCCTCTTAAATTAATTTAAGATTATACGGATGTTGACGCGTTTAACGATTAAGTTAAAATCAGACAACAATTGTCCGACTGGTATTTAGAAACGAATTTGCACGAAGATATCACAAAGACGTATTGAATACTTATAATAGTCGCCTTAGTTTGTATGTTTGAAGACAGTAAGTGGTAGTTTAGATTACTTACCTCTAAAAATATCATAGACTATTAGTATACAGGGATTAAATGCCATTGATAGCCAAccttatattttattcaatatatgaCATCCTGGAATATGTTGAAAGGAAAATAATATGCCCTGGTAAAAGTCAATAAAATAGCAACAATCAAACGTAATGATGATTTATATTAGATAAGAATCAAGCTTCGATCTTTTCTGAGGTTTTTAAATATGGAcgtgaaagaaaatttaattcaatttaccaaaagagttaaaaattattcacCTTGTACAATACAGCTTCCTTTAGAATTACAGCAATAATAGTTCCCCGTTGTTCTGTTTTCACATACATTTATCACTTTTAGACCATTCACAGTTTCTTCTCGATCATCAGGGGTCTACAAAAAATATGCTTGATAACAAtcaatacatttataattaaattaaaaaactaaTCAACCATGATTACAAAGAACTTACGTTTGTCCAAGAAAAATTTCGTTATtgcaaataaaacatacttctacaatgttgataaaaaaaattaaaactatatggtCCGAGTTTTTGGCTATTAAAGTATCAAAAGATTTTCGCTTCAAGCCATTTATCATAGAAAGTTAAAGACTGTCGCCTATTTATATCAGCAGAATGGTTCTccttttaaaggtaaaaataaaggtaaaaaaaaatcccaaaaaacaaaaaataatcaaacaaaCAGCAGAACTTAATTGAATCATGGGCATGTTTACAAAAAGGAATCCTTTAGTTTTGTCCCAAGAATGACTGGGTTTAGTTAACCCACATAAAATGCATCGATTGTTTCTTTTTGATTAGCTAAAACATGAAgacttttatttaaagcgatgtcaaagtcgtaatttATGCAATCATTTGTTGGTATAAATTAATATAGGAAATAACGTCCcccgaacctgtaaaatttaagcaatcaaCGAAAATTAGCCCCAACAATTTTTGATGATACCACACTAGGTTTATAACAAATTTGTTAGAAAACAGTTGGCTTAAATGATTCTCagcataaacaaatataatagtCAGACACCAAGTTCGTCATCATGATAAGAAAAGCATTGTTATTAGTTTATATTGGACATTTCCGTTTTCGACACGCTTGTTAAGAGGTTTTTACTgggattttaaataaaataggcAAGTATGTTCTATATCTGTTTTAGTTGTATGCTTGTGTTGTCATTCTATCACGAgatctattattatataatagatataatagcttatttctttattaactGATCTTTTCAGCCTCAACTTAAAATCTATCATCTAGGACATGAGACCCACGGAGCAAATCGCtaagaataacactaccatgtaaaGTCTATagcacacaatagttggtttttcatagacatcagtatatattttttaaattctgagtaaacgtcatcttTAAATCTATCATCAAGGACATAAGAGCCACCGAGCACATAGTCACCTTAAGCAACTATGTTAAACCCAAACAAAAACAGAGAAACAGCCACCCAACCCCCAccgcaacccccccccccaaaaaaaaacaacaaaaaaaaaaaaacaacaacaaaatttaaagaactgaatgcatattttttctttaattatatcTGATTTGTTCACTGCTTTTCTTATATAAGGTGTTCAGCAGAACaaaaggccaattggccttaacggtcacatgagtagcatataactcataacttgtcgaggagtctcatatatgcgaTTTATTAATAAGGTTTcgttctggagtagaaaaattataacttTGTAATGACAACCGTCTCCTTGCCTGAAATCtctcaaaaagaactatgaaatctataattttggcgaaaatcttaaagatctggtctacaaaatcatgaattcagttgtCCTTTCTTGTgtatgggagtaaagaagataattgtttaacattatatgtattaacaccaatacatccattttggccctgccctagaatcaaaacccatactccaggggtcatgcaaattaaaatttaagtagaggacttccttatcaacataattataagtcagtttttcatacagatgtgtgagaatagagaaaaacatttttaaacattatatgcataaacactatattgccatattgcccacCCCcaatgtcctgaacccctgacccaggggctatgaatttcacaatttcggtagaggagttagtgaacctcataaccatgtattcagttcttttttgcccacatgtgtgggagtagagaagaagaattgctaagattaaatacatttaactatatggccatattggccccaccctagagcctgaacccctgacctaggggtcatgaatttcaaaattttagtagagggcttcatggacatcataactatgcaaccagttttttcctcacatgtgtgggagtagagaagaatgtttttgaaaatttggcttttttaaaaatcatatttggcCCCTTATGTCGCGCTCTGGGGGTAGTAGAGCCATACATTTCATAATTTACATTTCTCTTACCAcagagatgcctcacaccaaaaatggtaacaatcagccttgtagcttttaagaagttaaaagtcgaaaacggatagcaataggtcacctgatcaaaaatatatacactaatgcttgatatgatacaatgtaggCTCTTAACACAGTTATAATAATCGTTAAGAAATACAAATATTCCCTTTCCATAGGTTATGTGATATGTTACTAAATACAgggaataataataaaaaaatatgcttcAGAAACTGAATATCATTGTGTAAAAAATACTCTATGAAAAATGATAACTACTTCTATATTTTCCACTTTAATTAAGATTGTGTTTATACATCACTATCATattgaatactgtaaattccttatattacgcgagtacttattccgcgatcccgctggtttgtaccaaatcgcgagaatataaaatcgcgaacgttgaacttttctccttatttcttatagttttaaattctcagaaaaaaatgacgagattttaaaatccgcgaaggatgcttctcgcgattttacgcggatattaattcctcgcgtttactTAGGGATTTACAAtgcatcaatatatattttcaaaatcattcaaaTACAATTACATTATTCACACGATTTCACGTGAATTGAAGTactgtttataaaaaaacatgGTTAAActtaaatgaattttcttttttcatgaaaatcacaTGCGTAACATGTGGATGACtaaatgtgttaaaaattatatttgtcaAGATGgctgcttgttttttttaatttttgattatttgTGACTCAttgtaaatgtttaattaaaaagatgTTCTAAGATTGTTCCATTAAGCTCAATATTTCAATAGTAAAAAGAGTAAACAATGATTATAATGTGATATTATGTAACTTTCCATTTTCCgttattttggtaaaatatttcatgtttaaaaacaaaatggcaaaATGTTTCTTTAGGAATTGAGGTcgaatttaaatcatattaaatcaatatgaaatgtatctaaatttataagtaaataaacagacaaaaaaattaacaaaatacagTGATAAGAAGTGATAAACAATCTCGTACGCAAAAAAACGTCCAAAGCAGTCATGTTGATATTCCGATTTAACGACGGAACTTTTAAACTCAAAATGTATCACAAGGATGAACTGAGAACAATTTACCTTCAGTACCCCATTGTCTCCTGTATAACATGTTGTTACTGCACACTTGTCCACTGTTTTGGGTTTTTCGAAACAAACATCTACAATAAAAAACAGTCTTTATAACAACAATTCTAcaatgatattatttaaattaaatttacattttttagtttttctagaAAACTAGTCACTTCTTACTACTTTTAGGcatgaaaacaattaaactcTCTAACTTAGAAATTTTGCATTACAATATATGTAACAACAAACGAGTTCAAATTATGCATGTAGttatttcaatcttttaaaaGTTAATATCGCTAAAGATTAATACTTACCATCTAGCTTggtgtattttaaaattgataatataagAAATTGCGTCACTTATATGAGTTCATCTTTCATTTAAACTATTCTATTATGTGTTTGAGTTCTACAATAATGTTTTGATAGAAAACTAACAAttgattttcatattaattttcgGCATATATTTAGATTTGAAAACATACCCCTGAAGAAAATTCTTAAATTACCTTGAACTTCTAGTTCAATTCTATATTCTGTGGGTGTTCCAACATAATCAGCATAGCTGATAACTAGGGTGTACTGTTCTTGATCACTTTTCCTTAAATCTGTGAGGTATAACGTAGCAGGCTCCTCGGGATTGTGGAATATTCGATTCTGAACCTGGTgctcttcattaaaatatatctcaAGCTGTGAGGAAAAGTTAGGTTCAAACTTGGCAAAGCTTGGATCTTTGTTTACGTCCCGGACCTTGTTCCATACGTAGGTTTTCACCTCTTTGCTAGCTAACAATGCAGGTTTAAACTGCATGGTAACATTGCCAGCTATACATCCTCTGACAGCTTCCTTCTTTTGGACAAATGGTGgaaaaagtattccttttaaagaaatgatccgcaataatgataaattgatagctagaagcaatcaacatgatcagtttgattttaaaaaaaaataattaaaagtactgtatttttacataatatagaatactttgaatctgtacaccataatttcatcattataaaccgtcaacaaatttaattttgaaataaatttggggaaagccatTCGtgaactccttgtctagttttatatttttaacgtaattattaaatgttaatgtatcttctttttcttcggaatactgagtagggctcttcaaagggCATTTTATTAagcgtatacaaagaaagagttgtattaaaactagtagactaattattctcgaacaattagaggtctttccacctcattgtgttttatgtttgaaataagattgctgcattagaataaagtattttttaatatgcgttactttatttaaaaaagtgtcaaaagaTTAATTATGCAAGTGGTCCGATGtttctatgattattgatttcAAAGTTATTAGTGTTTTTATGGATTGTTCCAAACTTTCAGGGACAATAACTGGTAGAAGTTATTGAAGTTATGGTGGGTCTTGGACCCTTTCGGTATGATAGATTGAAGGAACGTCTAATTGTACTGAATatattagtaaaagtttcaagtctctatctctaacagttagtgaggagtagcgataacaagcatttttaCAATAGgagcaataactctataattgtttcaTGGTAGGGGTTtaagggttatattttgaaatgtcttatgatgtcctactacatccatgaacattttttttctaccaccctacacaaaagagatctaaaaactcattaattaagagatttccaaatgaccttgacctttgacctttatgtcattttgatcggtcaaggtagacgcttccatcccaagtggtctgaagtctctatgataattgtaaaaaaaagttggaagtgattttatagaaatttaaatactttcaggggcaataactactagaagggggcctcagatccttttggtatgaatagattaaAGAACCTTAAGTGTACTGAAAaaattggtaaaagttccaagcttctatctcttatggtttcagagttCAATCACATAAAGAAgaatttgtttcaatatcttttgaaataaaaaagttttcctgtggaaaatagaggagaaaaatgataataaaaaacataagaaatacaagaGGTCTTTCGCCTGAAAGGTAgaaagacctaaaaacataaagtaaacaaaagggctttcacctgaaaggtggaaagacctaataattgaatgcgactgaaaaacattgaatgccatcataacttgctattgaggtcgcattataacgtaaccttgtttataaatcaagccgtttTTCTAGCTTCTATTATGCAACAttaatagatcgaggtcagttcatggagcatcttcttatgattgaggtcagttcatcgaggtcaactgcattactgaatgaatctttcgaccgaaattcttacgcgtgagacaaaatgtttattcttgaattaacaggtcgaactgaattttatgtatgtttgcatctcttaaggtaaatgaattgaaataaaactgaataaaatgttatataaatactaaaccaaacttcaaaattttataagaactacttttgcaagcggaatgtgtgcgcacgtggaagcatttgccggatgcctcatatggacacaacagtgatcggccgaagccgatcacaaaaattaGGAGACGAGCTGAAAAAAAGGTATAGTTATGATATCAAAAACAAGATGCACATATTATTCTTACACTTTTGAAATATAGATAAATGAAATAGATAtgaatgaaagtaaaagtgTACTATTCAGAGAGAAGATGAGTCATTGCGCCAACAGCGCAATATGTGTTAACAACTATTCATGCAAATGGACATATATCAACGTACTGACAAATCATGACCTGAGACATACATAAGCATCCTAAGATCAAGAAAGTATTGttgataaacattaaatttGTTACTACTTAATTGTTTATCAAGGGTTGTCCAAACAACTGGTAAGAATATTTTcagataaaattgtttgtattagATATCTGACTTCAAAATATACTTTGTATAACCAGAAGACCTACTTTTCACGGAAGTTTTTACTTATCGAGGTGATAAAAACAGTTACACTGGCGTTAAAATATCAGATGGTAGGAAGAAAAATTAGCACATAATAACAATCCAAAATAGAGAGCTTATTATTAAGATAAATAGTAGTGAAATACcaaaaacaaatcatcaaatttgaagaaaaaaaatatttgaagtatATTTCAACAGATAATGCAAAGCAGACGCTGCAAAAATTTTAATCGCAGTTATTACGCGGATAAATATGCCAGTGCATGTATGCACCCGCTTAAGAAGCAGTTTCgcaaaaaatgcatatacatgtacatcaaatgatagaccattgcctAGATAGTATCTGATCGCCTTTACATTTGATGCACCGCACCTGACAGATAAGCTATTTATCTCTAATAGATAAATTCCTAATAACAAAAATCcataattaaaacaattgtatgatacaatttaCAGAATTTCctgcaatatttaattaattctttcatgatattgaaaattacgatatgatttttaaaatctaactgAATTTTTCAATGGGATTGCTAATTTTTCAatggtaaatatgttacctGTAAGGTTTGATACATCAATTACAAAAGTGCTTGTATACTCTCTAGGTAAAGATCTATCATTTGGTATTTATGGATTTTTACGATACTGCATTTTAAACAGTGCAAAAATGCCGTTTGACACTGGCATGATACGAACCGATATAGTGTTTTATACTTGCTAATTAAAATTAAGACAACTTCCCCTTCACCAAAACATTCAAGCCATAGAAGAATGagcaaataaattaacaaatttatacAGATTCGTACACAATCATTTCAGAAAGTATAGAGTGAACTTAATTACCCATTGGTTCTAGGAAGTCTTGAACAAGACAGGTTCCTGCCGTATTACAGCATGAGTAGTTGCCTGAAGTATTGTCATCACACACATTCACTTGTTTATATCCATTCACTGCCAGCTCTGTGCTATCAGGGGTCTAATTGAGAACACAAAAACAACCAGGTGTAACTAATACTTAAAGTTCATTTCTTTGTCATAAAAACTGAattcaataaaacataaattgtaCCAGACCAACCTAAATATTTGTACTTATTACATAGAACAAGTACATTTTCTAGAGACTGAGGTAGAACTAGTgtagataaaaatcataatcgATTAATCGGTAGAATCAATTGTCTCTTACCAACTGGTGATTGGCCaataatagaataaaaataaattggggTACTACATTTTATggtttaatttaaaagatataccAACTATttgttcttcatttttaaatattaccgGTATAAGGCGTATAACGTATTTGTATCAATTAAAAGATTGCATATCCTTtgagattgaaaataaaaacccagtttgcaacagtatttattttgttaaatacaaaatgataaataaaaaattgttgccTGAAGCAATTTTTACCCATTCATTACCTGTTCTTTGCTATCATGGGTCAgcaattttgttttgcatttacAATGATCATGAATTTTTGTTCATACTCAAAGATGCACCTGATGATATATCAGCTCATTTCTGTTTAAATTTTCTCAAGGGTCAAAGAGTCCATTACCTACTAAATATCCACATTATGAGAGTCCTATTTTAAAATGACCAAATTTTcccaaacaaaaaattatcaaagggTTCTATTGGATATAAACATGCGTGGTCCAGGGTTTCATACTCC is part of the Magallana gigas chromosome 3, xbMagGiga1.1, whole genome shotgun sequence genome and harbors:
- the LOC136273509 gene encoding nucleoprotein TPR-like, whose product is MAEEKVQSLEKELADLKLKLAHVMARDAAEPKVVFTPRERKINNFSGKRDSDITVDEFIEDIELALKTRPTSDIEKVNFIISHLEGPAREEVRYRSTAEKKKPKDILDILREVFGDRGTISELLSDFYQCKQEDETLQEYCHKLMCKLDRVCKRDQKVITDRDTTLRNQLAENVKEVWLRRELKKRIRSTPSITFSDIREEATLLVEDSKDTAVATTNDYEYEVPVLATQSVPKTTESTDLSKLLLDVKSEMKNMRE